One Cardinium endosymbiont cEper1 of Encarsia pergandiella genomic region harbors:
- a CDS encoding zinc ribbon domain-containing protein: MDKNIAIKLKKLSDIQDVDTNLNNILKLRGTLPEEVSKLEAQIEALSATIEERALLLTKLKEEVVHKKAFIKQGEKKLQQYEAQQMEVRNNREYDAITKELDLHRLDIQLAEKFLHNAYGNIEQDEANLEAFSKLLESKKYDLVLKKEELEIILKASEREEQALFQTRKEIIVVLGEPLYLTYERIRKNVPNNLAVVPIKKGACGGCCIVIPPQQKIGVYERNKIVLCEHCGRMLIALEQPIDALLFVG; this comes from the coding sequence ATGGATAAAAATATTGCAATTAAATTAAAAAAACTGTCTGATATTCAGGATGTTGATACAAATCTTAATAATATTTTGAAACTTAGAGGTACCCTTCCAGAAGAGGTATCTAAATTAGAGGCACAGATAGAGGCATTGTCTGCAACTATAGAAGAGCGTGCATTACTATTGACTAAACTAAAAGAGGAGGTAGTACATAAAAAAGCATTTATCAAGCAAGGTGAAAAAAAACTCCAGCAGTATGAAGCGCAGCAAATGGAAGTGCGAAATAATAGAGAATATGACGCCATTACCAAAGAACTTGATCTCCATAGATTGGATATTCAACTTGCAGAAAAATTTCTACATAATGCCTATGGCAATATAGAGCAAGACGAAGCTAATTTAGAAGCTTTTTCGAAACTTTTAGAATCAAAAAAATATGATTTAGTTTTAAAAAAAGAAGAACTTGAAATAATTTTAAAAGCAAGTGAAAGGGAAGAGCAAGCATTATTCCAAACAAGAAAAGAGATTATAGTTGTTTTAGGTGAGCCTTTGTATCTTACTTATGAAAGAATTAGAAAAAATGTACCTAATAATTTGGCAGTAGTTCCTATTAAAAAAGGGGCCTGTGGGGGATGTTGTATAGTCATTCCTCCTCAGCAAAAAATAGGTGTCTATGAACGCAATAAAATAGTACTTTGTGAACATTGTGGTAGAATGTTAATTGCTTTGGAGCAGCCTATTGATGCATTGCTATTCGTTGGCTAA
- a CDS encoding Nif3-like dinuclear metal center hexameric protein, whose translation MTTKAPRYSSTAVTISDVINYLEQNVQFQSQHSVATSPVVVGDISNIVTGILIALDITEALLDEAIENSCNFIIVNQSFFTQPLTEITPESYAGGCIIKAIKYKLTIYIFSTNLDYLGQGTSHRIAHLLELQETYPIIPQKASMYRLTTFLLPHAAKHLIQSLCQVGAVLATEHLTTVAVNGHPGIGLEAISYFPARLGLEFLQESQLTFMVPMFCKKRVMQTLLHVHPYEKVTYYLEQVEVIINNRGSGVFGSLPIELPDKYFLKYIKTKLNLAYLQHTNYFDRPIKTVAIYAGSGSGLLQEVLDKKIDAFITTGLQYEQFLEANGKTLLIDIGHHATRLGLKKLILALLSKEFNNIVILRCKTITNPIHHIND comes from the coding sequence ATGACCACAAAAGCACCGAGATATAGTTCTACTGCTGTTACCATATCTGATGTGATAAATTACCTAGAGCAAAATGTCCAGTTTCAAAGCCAGCATAGTGTGGCCACATCTCCTGTTGTAGTTGGTGATATAAGTAATATAGTAACGGGCATATTGATTGCCCTGGATATAACGGAAGCGTTATTGGATGAGGCTATTGAAAATAGCTGTAATTTTATAATCGTAAATCAGTCTTTTTTTACCCAACCATTGACTGAAATTACTCCAGAAAGTTATGCTGGGGGATGTATCATTAAAGCCATAAAGTATAAACTTACCATTTATATTTTTAGTACTAATTTAGACTATCTCGGTCAGGGAACTAGCCATCGAATCGCTCATTTGCTTGAGTTACAAGAAACCTACCCCATCATTCCTCAGAAAGCAAGTATGTATAGGCTTACGACCTTTCTGCTGCCCCATGCAGCCAAACATTTAATCCAATCTTTGTGCCAAGTAGGAGCTGTATTGGCTACTGAGCATCTAACTACTGTTGCCGTTAATGGCCACCCTGGAATAGGATTAGAAGCGATATCCTACTTTCCTGCTAGGTTAGGATTAGAATTTTTACAAGAAAGCCAGCTTACGTTTATGGTACCTATGTTTTGTAAGAAAAGAGTCATGCAAACTTTACTCCATGTACATCCTTATGAAAAGGTGACCTACTATTTAGAGCAGGTAGAAGTAATTATAAACAATAGAGGAAGTGGCGTATTCGGTAGTTTGCCTATAGAGTTGCCAGATAAATATTTTTTAAAATACATTAAAACAAAGTTGAATTTAGCCTATCTTCAACATACAAATTATTTCGACCGACCTATTAAAACAGTGGCCATTTATGCGGGCAGTGGTAGTGGATTGTTACAAGAAGTACTTGACAAGAAAATAGATGCGTTTATTACAACGGGCCTACAATATGAACAATTTTTAGAAGCGAATGGTAAAACATTACTCATCGATATAGGCCATCATGCGACTCGATTGGGTCTTAAAAAATTAATACTTGCATTATTATCAAAAGAATTTAATAATATTGTAATACTACGCTGTAAAACTATTACCAACCCTATTCACCACATTAACGATTAG
- the lpxK gene encoding tetraacyldisaccharide 4'-kinase codes for MFPLWLQIVRWGYGGMVALRHFLYNKKIKKKFFYKKPILISIGNLSVGGTGKTPLTIYLVKLLAKYQIVAVLSRGYKRKSVGFKIINGLDSALTAGDEPYLIYTYFVDNPNVLITVCENRTKGIDKIMEYKPDVEVILLDDGFQQLCLMPHLNILLTTFHQPFFRDHLLPLGRLREPRKGASRADIILVTKSPTNLSRLKMEAIKASIQRYYTKAIPIFFTHIIYHNPMTIATRKADKLPIVLLLVTGIAIPLPLRNYLETNGHKITHLIFPDHHWFNYADILKIISVFHGLSDTDKAIVTTEKDYVRLTAHDSIKQLVRLPIFYIPIEVGFLQETAENFEKRIMQTVLS; via the coding sequence ATGTTTCCACTATGGTTGCAGATAGTGCGTTGGGGGTATGGAGGAATGGTTGCATTACGTCATTTTCTGTACAATAAAAAAATAAAAAAAAAGTTTTTTTATAAAAAGCCCATATTGATCAGTATAGGCAATCTATCAGTAGGTGGTACCGGTAAAACACCTTTGACAATCTATTTGGTCAAATTGCTTGCTAAGTACCAAATCGTAGCCGTGCTAAGCAGAGGCTACAAGCGCAAATCGGTAGGCTTTAAAATAATCAATGGACTAGACTCTGCTTTAACAGCAGGTGATGAGCCTTATCTTATATATACATATTTTGTAGATAACCCTAATGTGCTTATTACAGTTTGCGAAAACAGAACTAAAGGAATAGATAAAATTATGGAATATAAGCCAGATGTCGAAGTAATTCTTTTAGATGATGGTTTTCAACAGCTTTGCCTAATGCCCCACCTAAATATTTTATTGACTACTTTTCATCAGCCTTTTTTTAGGGACCATCTACTACCATTGGGTCGATTGCGTGAGCCACGTAAAGGCGCATCACGTGCTGATATAATATTGGTAACCAAAAGCCCAACAAACCTTAGCCGATTAAAAATGGAAGCCATAAAAGCCTCTATACAACGATATTATACCAAAGCCATACCGATTTTTTTTACACATATCATCTACCACAATCCTATGACGATAGCCACTCGAAAAGCAGATAAATTGCCGATTGTGCTACTCCTAGTTACCGGTATTGCAATCCCCCTACCTTTACGAAATTATTTAGAAACCAATGGACATAAGATTACACATCTGATTTTTCCAGATCATCACTGGTTCAATTATGCTGATATATTAAAAATTATCAGTGTATTTCATGGATTAAGCGATACAGATAAAGCCATTGTTACAACAGAAAAAGATTATGTAAGATTAACAGCGCATGATTCGATCAAGCAATTGGTCCGATTACCTATATTTTATATTCCCATAGAGGTAGGATTTCTGCAAGAAACAGCGGAAAACTTTGAAAAAAGAATTATGCAAACTGTACTTTCTTAG
- a CDS encoding putative porin → MANLWIGWWYNLFLLVVIQSFNAYGNEKAEEIFEKTQEEKVDATTTFFITPRAIKQNYRRYHRIDRSVTKMDHFTVAERHHYNFQDLGNHWTAAQHLFYRLPQHIGATYGLSAYDFYFQPPQDIRYYYTAKAYAYFNIVLANLGSFFFDGCYTQRLLKNWHIGIHLHGAMTEKEWPHSKDDKIINGFPHFDIFTHMKSSDECYHLFMSGSNMQYLTKETGGVRSSKKEKDQFKFDEKSPSKRYASSFPLLEEAYMQNKIDKKVMHKDLRRSFYLYHHYEFSKPLQLYHEFNYNRTNNLCTIKNLYKTLLECISEETDEDDKEENRVTMQSFGHEIGIKGDIERHNLFYAVHYTIESIDLEYNFSTPNPKTYDSPLKDKKLAKEHYIGGNTRLHFTNHRTLYVDGAYLLEKGGYHKLNIAYQDKFFKVSCHTIKHKVPYIVSYGYSRHRLWKKDFIAPSAQAIDAAVWYKWLHTTIHPILSFKRLNNYIGYQKAILPDRADHCISEPIQITTPIYLFSLEGNLNFCFFSYFHFDHNITIQWDISKGGKPFKGYTPPYMYTGRYYYANQPYDKKMDIETGINVHFKELYYGDGYDVIAQQFYRQNQFATQGRPIIDLFYNIRINNLKLSLKYSFINDFMHKPSAYFATPFYPGLKKAADIGIHWSFFD, encoded by the coding sequence ATGGCAAATCTTTGGATTGGGTGGTGGTATAATCTATTTCTTTTGGTTGTTATCCAATCATTTAATGCGTATGGAAACGAAAAAGCAGAAGAGATCTTTGAAAAAACACAAGAAGAAAAGGTGGACGCAACTACTACTTTTTTTATAACACCACGTGCCATAAAACAAAATTACAGAAGGTATCATCGCATCGACCGATCGGTAACGAAGATGGACCATTTTACAGTTGCAGAACGTCATCACTACAATTTTCAAGATCTGGGTAATCATTGGACAGCGGCTCAACATTTATTTTACAGGTTACCCCAACATATAGGTGCGACCTATGGCCTTTCCGCCTATGACTTTTACTTTCAACCACCTCAAGATATACGTTACTACTATACTGCCAAAGCATATGCCTATTTTAATATTGTACTGGCCAATTTAGGTAGTTTCTTCTTTGATGGCTGTTATACCCAACGGCTCCTTAAAAACTGGCACATAGGCATCCATTTGCATGGTGCTATGACAGAAAAAGAATGGCCACATAGCAAAGATGATAAAATCATTAATGGGTTCCCCCATTTTGATATTTTTACCCATATGAAAAGTTCAGATGAGTGCTATCATCTATTTATGAGTGGATCGAATATGCAGTATCTGACCAAAGAAACGGGTGGTGTACGTTCAAGCAAAAAAGAAAAAGATCAATTTAAGTTTGATGAAAAAAGTCCAAGTAAACGATATGCCTCTTCTTTCCCTTTGTTAGAAGAGGCATATATGCAAAACAAAATAGACAAAAAAGTAATGCATAAAGATCTTAGACGTAGTTTTTACCTCTACCATCATTACGAGTTCAGTAAACCACTACAATTATACCATGAGTTCAACTATAACCGTACCAACAATCTATGTACCATTAAAAATCTATACAAAACACTACTGGAGTGTATCTCTGAAGAAACGGATGAAGATGACAAAGAGGAAAACCGTGTGACCATGCAATCCTTTGGCCATGAAATAGGAATTAAAGGAGATATAGAACGCCATAATCTATTTTATGCAGTACATTATACAATCGAATCCATTGATCTAGAATATAATTTCTCTACGCCTAATCCCAAAACATACGACAGCCCTTTAAAGGACAAAAAATTAGCAAAAGAACACTATATAGGGGGTAATACGCGGTTGCACTTTACCAACCATCGTACGCTTTATGTAGATGGCGCTTATCTATTGGAAAAAGGAGGCTATCATAAATTAAACATAGCTTACCAAGATAAATTTTTTAAAGTTTCCTGTCATACCATTAAGCATAAAGTGCCTTACATAGTATCCTATGGTTATAGCAGACACAGGTTATGGAAGAAGGATTTTATAGCGCCATCTGCACAAGCAATAGATGCAGCAGTATGGTATAAATGGCTCCATACAACCATTCATCCGATTTTATCGTTTAAAAGGCTAAACAACTATATTGGCTACCAGAAGGCCATACTACCAGATAGAGCCGACCATTGTATATCGGAGCCTATACAGATCACTACCCCTATTTATCTTTTTTCTTTAGAGGGGAACTTAAATTTTTGCTTCTTTTCATACTTTCATTTTGACCACAATATTACCATACAATGGGACATCAGCAAGGGGGGAAAGCCTTTTAAAGGCTATACACCTCCTTATATGTACACAGGTCGTTATTACTATGCAAACCAGCCCTACGATAAAAAGATGGATATAGAAACAGGTATCAATGTACATTTTAAAGAGCTTTACTACGGAGATGGCTACGATGTAATCGCACAGCAATTTTACCGCCAAAACCAATTTGCTACACAAGGACGCCCAATCATAGACCTATTTTACAATATCCGTATTAACAACTTAAAACTTTCTTTGAAATACAGCTTTATCAACGATTTTATGCATAAGCCATCTGCCTATTTTGCCACACCATTTTATCCTGGACTTAAAAAGGCAGCAGACATTGGTATCCATTGGTCTTTTTTTGATTAG
- the atpB gene encoding F0F1 ATP synthase subunit A, translating to MLPYRLFSIFHAILKEQMASKKVVWVKYLLAFILSWPSFSGHPTSPQAKNPVMEHVADAHSWHFATIARKHIELYLPVILYSSDKGIECFSSAHFYDKNHQPTPFCGYFLSNQKIHPLDPSRSVLDLSITKNIAAMFLSMVLLISGLLWMANSYRRAPLAPPKGWLACIDLIISFIKNEIALPNIGPQHYRRFLPYLLTIFCFIWLNNLLGLLPGGANVTGSISVTLVLAAFTMLITIFNGNKSYWRHIFKPEGVPNWLLPIMMPIEILGIFTKFFSLMVRLFTNITAGHIILLSIIGLVFSMKSICIGFMVSLPFGVFMFLLKLLVAFLQAYVFTLLSAIYLGQAVDEGNH from the coding sequence ATGTTACCCTATAGATTATTTAGCATATTTCATGCCATCCTAAAGGAGCAGATGGCATCAAAAAAAGTTGTTTGGGTAAAATACCTATTGGCTTTTATCCTATCTTGGCCATCTTTTAGTGGCCATCCCACATCGCCACAAGCTAAAAATCCAGTTATGGAGCATGTTGCAGATGCCCATAGTTGGCACTTTGCCACCATTGCTAGAAAACACATTGAACTATACCTACCCGTTATACTGTATTCTTCAGATAAAGGTATAGAGTGTTTCTCCTCTGCCCATTTTTATGATAAAAACCACCAGCCTACTCCATTTTGTGGCTACTTTCTTTCGAATCAAAAAATTCATCCGCTAGATCCAAGCCGATCTGTTTTAGATCTGTCTATTACAAAAAACATAGCAGCTATGTTTTTAAGTATGGTACTCCTAATAAGCGGACTGCTATGGATGGCAAACAGCTATAGGCGGGCCCCACTTGCTCCACCCAAAGGATGGTTGGCTTGTATAGATTTAATCATATCTTTTATAAAAAATGAAATAGCCCTGCCTAACATAGGCCCGCAACACTATAGAAGATTTTTACCTTATCTGTTAACCATTTTTTGCTTTATATGGCTTAATAATCTTTTGGGGCTATTGCCAGGTGGTGCCAATGTAACAGGGAGCATTTCAGTCACCTTGGTGCTGGCTGCTTTTACTATGCTGATCACTATTTTCAACGGTAATAAATCCTATTGGCGCCATATATTTAAGCCAGAAGGGGTACCAAATTGGCTGTTGCCTATTATGATGCCAATAGAAATTTTGGGGATTTTCACAAAGTTTTTTTCGCTTATGGTCCGGTTATTCACCAACATTACAGCCGGTCACATCATTTTATTAAGTATCATAGGACTTGTGTTTAGCATGAAAAGTATATGCATCGGCTTTATGGTCAGTCTACCTTTCGGAGTCTTTATGTTTTTGCTAAAATTGCTCGTTGCATTTTTACAAGCCTATGTTTTTACACTGCTTTCTGCCATTTACCTGGGACAAGCTGTTGATGAAGGCAACCATTAA
- the atpE gene encoding ATP synthase F0 subunit C, which translates to MLVLLDLFSAGIGAGIIALGAGIGIGKIGAAAMEAISRQPEMSGKIQTAMIIACALIEGVALFGVLICLLIANK; encoded by the coding sequence ATGTTGGTTCTATTAGATCTATTTAGTGCGGGAATTGGTGCAGGTATTATTGCCTTAGGCGCAGGCATTGGGATTGGTAAAATTGGAGCCGCTGCGATGGAAGCTATAAGCAGACAGCCAGAGATGAGCGGAAAGATTCAAACTGCCATGATTATTGCTTGTGCACTTATTGAAGGAGTTGCCCTATTTGGCGTACTAATTTGTCTTTTGATTGCTAACAAATAG
- the atpF gene encoding F0F1 ATP synthase subunit B, giving the protein MTLITPDFGIIFWQTITFLVVLLVLSKFAWRPILEILKAREDAVAHAVYKITEAKVLIKQLEEDRAKLIEEAHLERARIVGEALVTQRAIIDQAHQEALVLKERLLAEAKVAITREEERALETVKANVGSLVVQITEKLLVKELSQDSSQWALIERLMANKLPHAYKP; this is encoded by the coding sequence ATGACTTTAATAACGCCAGATTTTGGTATTATATTTTGGCAAACCATAACTTTTTTAGTCGTCCTTTTGGTATTATCTAAATTTGCCTGGAGGCCTATTTTAGAAATCCTAAAAGCACGAGAAGATGCAGTAGCCCATGCGGTATATAAAATCACTGAGGCAAAAGTATTAATCAAGCAACTAGAGGAGGACCGAGCCAAACTTATAGAAGAAGCCCATCTAGAACGTGCACGTATTGTTGGTGAAGCGCTGGTTACCCAACGGGCCATTATTGATCAAGCACATCAAGAAGCTTTAGTCCTAAAAGAACGTTTATTGGCAGAAGCTAAAGTAGCCATAACTAGAGAAGAAGAACGTGCCCTTGAAACAGTTAAAGCCAATGTTGGCTCACTAGTTGTTCAAATTACTGAAAAATTATTGGTCAAAGAATTAAGTCAAGATTCATCCCAATGGGCGCTAATAGAACGACTCATGGCAAATAAACTGCCTCATGCATACAAACCCTGA
- the atpH gene encoding ATP synthase F1 subunit delta, which yields MLKKKKIAARYASLFLAQAIQDNILTSIHNDLSFLQNQFRDCPLLDRLLNNPTIPRSGKRKLLEKISTQPLSPMLWRFLKIIIDQNQIGLLKEILTAFWVAYRSYMGIQSALLTTATALPEALIKQLTEEVKKWVSCKEVVMKQQIDPCIIGGYILQMGTLKLDRSIQHALHTLQNCLG from the coding sequence ATGTTAAAAAAAAAGAAGATAGCAGCACGATATGCTAGCCTGTTTTTAGCCCAAGCCATTCAAGATAACATACTAACAAGTATACATAATGACCTTTCTTTTTTGCAAAACCAGTTTAGGGACTGTCCTCTACTAGATAGATTACTGAATAATCCTACTATACCCCGTTCTGGAAAACGAAAACTACTTGAAAAAATTTCTACACAGCCCCTTAGCCCTATGCTATGGAGGTTTCTTAAAATCATCATTGATCAAAATCAAATTGGTTTACTAAAGGAAATTTTAACTGCTTTTTGGGTAGCCTATCGTAGCTATATGGGCATTCAATCTGCCCTTTTAACAACTGCCACGGCTTTACCAGAAGCTTTGATCAAGCAATTAACAGAAGAGGTAAAAAAATGGGTGTCCTGTAAAGAAGTAGTAATGAAACAACAAATTGATCCCTGTATTATTGGAGGATACATTCTTCAAATGGGCACATTAAAATTAGACAGAAGCATACAGCACGCGCTACACACCCTACAAAACTGTTTGGGATAG
- the atpA gene encoding F0F1 ATP synthase subunit alpha, with protein MAQINTDAVTAILKAQLANFKTEAELAETGIVVQSGDGVVRIYGLLHAQAGELLSFSNGSKGLALNLEEHMVGAVILGEANSIKEGDVVTRTKNVASIRVGEGLLGRVVDTLGLPIDGKGPIIGETFEMALERNGPGVIYRQPVDAPLQTGLKAIDAMIPIGKGQRELIIGDRQSGKTSIALDTIIHQRKLFEQGKPIYCIYVAIGQKASAIANVVDILTRHGAMAYTTIVAAPSSASAPMQSFAPFAGAAIGEFFRDTGRDALVIYDDLSKQAVAYRELSLLLRRPPGREAFPGDIFYLHARLLERAARIIANDAMAASMEAIPYGLVGKVKGGGSLTALPIIETQMGDVSAYIPTNVISITDGQIFLEMNLFNAGIKPAINVGISVSRIGGAAQIRAIKKVAATLKLDQAQFAELEAFSKFSADLDATTKKAIDRGRKNQELLKQNLHTPMPIEEQVAILYIAMNGYLDTVPLDQLKPFEKEFLALLRGQHPTMLTTITAGKWETQMAEVLVAAAAPLVTKYSAKK; from the coding sequence ATGGCGCAAATAAATACAGATGCGGTTACTGCAATACTCAAAGCACAACTAGCCAATTTTAAAACAGAAGCTGAACTAGCAGAAACAGGTATAGTCGTTCAATCTGGTGATGGCGTAGTCCGCATCTACGGTCTTTTACATGCACAAGCAGGAGAGTTACTATCTTTTTCCAATGGATCAAAAGGATTAGCGTTAAACTTAGAAGAGCATATGGTAGGTGCCGTTATTTTAGGAGAGGCTAATTCCATCAAAGAGGGAGATGTAGTAACGCGAACCAAAAATGTCGCCTCCATTCGAGTAGGCGAAGGATTACTAGGTCGTGTGGTGGATACCCTTGGCTTACCGATAGATGGCAAAGGTCCTATTATTGGGGAAACTTTTGAAATGGCGCTAGAACGGAACGGTCCTGGTGTAATCTACCGTCAACCAGTAGATGCACCCCTCCAAACAGGACTAAAAGCCATTGATGCAATGATTCCAATTGGCAAAGGACAACGAGAGCTTATTATTGGAGATAGGCAATCTGGTAAAACCTCTATTGCCCTAGACACCATTATCCATCAACGTAAATTATTTGAGCAAGGGAAGCCTATTTATTGTATTTATGTAGCCATTGGTCAAAAAGCATCGGCTATAGCCAACGTAGTAGACATTTTAACCCGCCATGGTGCAATGGCCTATACCACGATCGTAGCAGCCCCTTCTTCTGCTTCCGCGCCCATGCAATCTTTTGCCCCCTTTGCAGGCGCAGCTATTGGTGAATTTTTTAGAGATACAGGCAGAGATGCACTGGTTATCTATGATGACCTTTCCAAACAGGCTGTTGCGTACAGAGAATTATCCTTACTATTAAGAAGGCCACCTGGCCGGGAAGCTTTTCCTGGTGATATTTTTTACCTACATGCCCGTTTACTAGAACGAGCAGCACGCATTATTGCCAACGATGCAATGGCTGCTTCTATGGAAGCGATTCCTTATGGCTTAGTTGGAAAAGTCAAAGGTGGCGGATCGCTTACCGCGTTGCCGATTATAGAGACCCAAATGGGTGACGTATCGGCTTATATTCCTACCAACGTTATTTCGATTACGGACGGGCAAATATTTTTAGAAATGAATTTATTCAACGCAGGCATCAAACCTGCCATTAACGTTGGCATTTCTGTATCCCGCATTGGCGGTGCTGCACAAATCAGGGCGATTAAAAAAGTGGCTGCTACCTTAAAATTGGACCAAGCACAATTTGCTGAGTTAGAAGCTTTTTCAAAATTTAGTGCTGATTTAGATGCCACTACCAAAAAAGCTATCGACAGAGGTCGTAAAAACCAAGAATTGCTTAAGCAAAATTTGCATACGCCTATGCCGATAGAAGAGCAAGTTGCCATTCTATATATAGCTATGAATGGGTACTTGGATACCGTTCCACTGGATCAGCTTAAACCATTTGAAAAAGAATTTTTAGCCCTATTGCGCGGCCAACACCCTACTATGCTTACCACTATTACAGCAGGAAAGTGGGAAACGCAAATGGCCGAAGTACTAGTAGCAGCAGCAGCGCCTCTTGTAACAAAATATAGTGCTAAAAAATAA
- the atpG gene encoding ATP synthase F1 subunit gamma, with the protein MAHLKEVVDRINLIAFTQQITKAMKMVSASKLHKIQQVLFPLKTYATQHNALLHAALQNIDESHPVHHLSQKKIEQRLLLVVVASNRGLCGAFNKNVLRGAYEHITRRQQASSIPVEVLTIGKKAHQFFKKSNIPIIEAYVDLLSKPNDQSSAELTTYCIEAFQQNSYSEIALVYTAFKNSGKQEVTVLPFLPFLPFLPFLPDIEATYKQTTRQPHQYIYEPSQALLIAQLIPEVLNHKIMHMLIESSASEHAARMVTMSQATDNANDLLKALRISYNRTRQALITSALAEITSGAEALAEA; encoded by the coding sequence ATGGCACATCTTAAAGAAGTAGTAGACCGCATCAATCTGATAGCCTTTACCCAACAAATCACCAAAGCCATGAAAATGGTATCTGCTTCGAAATTGCATAAGATCCAGCAGGTGCTATTTCCTTTAAAAACATATGCCACCCAACATAATGCATTGTTGCATGCTGCACTTCAAAATATAGATGAATCCCATCCAGTCCACCATTTAAGCCAAAAAAAGATAGAACAGCGGCTCTTATTGGTAGTGGTTGCCTCCAATCGAGGATTGTGTGGTGCATTTAATAAAAATGTACTCAGAGGCGCATATGAACATATTACAAGACGCCAACAAGCGTCATCTATCCCTGTAGAAGTGTTGACAATTGGTAAAAAAGCCCATCAGTTTTTTAAAAAGTCCAATATACCTATTATAGAAGCGTATGTTGATCTTTTATCAAAACCGAATGATCAATCCAGTGCTGAGCTGACTACCTATTGTATAGAAGCCTTTCAGCAAAACAGCTATAGTGAAATTGCATTGGTTTATACTGCTTTTAAAAATTCTGGCAAACAAGAAGTAACTGTGTTGCCTTTTTTACCTTTTTTACCTTTTTTACCTTTTTTGCCTGATATAGAAGCAACATATAAGCAAACCACCCGCCAACCACACCAGTATATCTACGAACCTTCCCAAGCGCTATTGATTGCACAGCTTATCCCCGAAGTACTCAACCATAAAATCATGCATATGCTGATTGAATCCAGTGCCAGTGAACATGCAGCAAGAATGGTTACGATGAGCCAAGCAACCGACAATGCAAACGACCTTTTAAAAGCACTTCGTATCAGCTACAATAGAACAAGGCAAGCATTGATCACAAGCGCACTAGCAGAAATCACAAGTGGTGCAGAAGCATTGGCAGAAGCTTAA
- a CDS encoding transposase, translating into MILXYANWNNLMLFLQYPNAIRXVIXTTNIVESVNSQFRRVTKNKRVFPNDLAVFKTLYLTINYITRKWTMPMHNWSEAIAHFLIKFEHRI; encoded by the coding sequence GTGATTCTATNGTATGCCAATTGGAATAATCTGATGCTATTTTTACAATACCCTAATGCAATACGTANGGTTATTTANACAACAAATATTGTTGAATCTGTAAATAGTCAATTCCGTAGAGTTACTAAAAATAAAAGAGTGTTTCCTAACGATTTAGCTGTTTTTAAAACCTTGTATCTAACTATTAACTACATAACCAGAAAGTGGACCATGCCTATGCATAATTGGAGTGAGGCTATAGCACATTTTTTAATTAAATTCGAACATAGAATTTAA